The following coding sequences are from one Chelonoidis abingdonii isolate Lonesome George chromosome 4, CheloAbing_2.0, whole genome shotgun sequence window:
- the LOC116820726 gene encoding astacin-like metalloendopeptidase, producing the protein MERNGHAGANVTVYPTKSEVTPSSDILQSTQEAELATETDTQEDVFNQILKVNADTTQRLHEGDIVMTKSRSAIGCSDHSCFWPQSSDGIVHVPYVFSPDYDEAQIRWINEALAEFEILTCINFVNRTTESDYLNIKSGKGCWSYYGKIGGGQIVSLMKRGCMWKGVIQHELNHALGFLHEQSRSDRDSYVKIMWEYISAGNKGNFKKSDNSNNLGLQYDYSSVMHYGTNAFSNTPGKATIIPIPDASVPVGQRYGLSNLDVAKINKLYNCNRCSTVLDSPSGSLSSDNYASKYSGNATCFWLIRIPSKRVSLQFDAFSLKSSTDCKTEYVKIYDGVSQSSEVLLDKTCGTKSPPAVTASGRTMLVEFVRGGTGAATGFKISYTSVKTPRTT; encoded by the exons ATG GAACGCAATGGACATGCTGGTGCAA ATGTTACTGTTTATCCTACGAAGAGTGAAGTGACCCCTTCTAGTGACATTTTACAGTCCACTCAAG AAGCTGAGCTGGctacagagacagacacacaggaaGACGTTTTTAACCAAATTTTGAAAGTTAACGCAG ACACCACCCAGCGCTTGCATGAAGGTGACATTGTTATGACAAAGAGCCGAAGTGCTATTGGCTGTTCAGATCACTCATGTTTTTGGCCCCAATCCAGCGATGGCATTGTCCATGTCCCATATGTCTTCTCCCCTGACTATG atgaggcacaAATACGGTGGATTAATGAAGCCCTGGCAGAGTTTGAAATTCTAACTTGTATTAATTTTGTGAATCGCACAACAGAATCTGACTATCTAAATATTAAGTCAGGAAAAGG CTGCTGGTCCTACTATGGAAAGATTGGAGGTGGCCAGATTGTGTCTCTGATGAAGCGAGGCTGCATGTGGAAAGGGGTAATTCAGCATGAACTGAACCATGCACTGGGCTTTCTACATGAACAGAGTCGAAGTGACAGAGACAGTTATGTAAAGATTATGTGGGAGTATATTAGTGCAG GTAATAAAGGCAACTTTAAGAAATCTGATAATTCCAACAACCTGGGCCTTCAATATGACTATTCCTCAGTGATGCACTATGGCAC AAATGCTTTCTCTAACACCCCTGGAAAAGCAACTATTATACCAATTCCTGATGCATCTGTACCTGTTGGCCAGAGATATGGACTGAGTAACCTGGATGTGGCCAAAATCAACAAGCTCTATAACTGCA ATCGCTGCAGCACCGTCCTTGATAGCCCATCTGGGTCACTGAGCTCTGACAACTACGCGTCAAAATACTCAGGCAATGCTACCTGTTTCTGGCTCATCCGAATCCCATCCAAACGG GTTTCTCTGCAGTTTGATGCCTTTAGTCTGAAGTCCTCCACAGACTGTAAAACTGAATATGTTAAAATATATGATGGGGTCAGCCAGTCttctgaggttctactggacAAGACTTGTGGGACAAAGAGTCCTCCAGCTGTAACAGCTTCTGGTAGAACTATGCTTGTGGAGTTTGTCAGGGGTGGCACTGGTGCAGCCACTGGATTCAAGATCTCCTACACCTCTG taaaGACACCACGCACCACATGA